From the genome of Sylvia atricapilla isolate bSylAtr1 chromosome 26, bSylAtr1.pri, whole genome shotgun sequence, one region includes:
- the MOB3A gene encoding MOB kinase activator 3A — MSHALKQVFNKDKTFRPKRKFEPGTQRFELHKKAQASLNAGLDLKVAVQLPPGEEQNDWVAVHVVDFFNRINLIYGTISDYCTEQSCPVMSGGPKYEYRWQDEHKYRKPTALSAPQYMNLLMDWIEVQINNEDIFPTNVGTPFPKNFLPVVKKILSRLFRVFVHVYIHHFDRITQMGSEAHVNTCYKHFYYFVKEFNLIDTKELEPLKEMTSRMCH; from the exons atgtccCACGCTTTAAAGCAAGTGTTCAACAAAGACAAAACCTTCCGGCCCAAGCGCAAGTTCGAGCCGGGCACTCAGCGGTTCGAGCTGCACAAGAAGGCCCAGGCCTCGCTCAACGCCGGCCTGGACCTGAAGGTGGCCGTGCAGCTGCCGCCGGGCGAGGAGCAGAACGACTGGGTGGCCGTGCACGTCGTGGACTTCTTCAACCGCATCAACCTCATCTACGGCACCATCAGTGACTATTGCACGGAGCAGTCCTGCCCCGTCATGTCGGGGGGGCCCAAGTACGAGTACCGCTGGCAGGACGAGCACAAGTACCGCAAACCCACGGCCCTGTCTGCGCCCCAGTACATGAACCTGCTCATGGACTGGATCGAGGTGCAGATCAACAACGAGGACATCTTCCCCACCAACGTCG GTACTCCCTTCCCCAAGAACTTCCTCCCGGTGGTGAAGAAGATTCTCTCCAGGCTCTTCCGGGTGTTTGTCCACGTCTACATCCACCACTTCGACAGGATCACCCAGATGGGCTCAGAGGCCCACGTGAACACCTGCTACAAGCACTTTTACTACTTTGTGAAAGAGTTCAATCTCATAGACACCAAGGAGCTGGAGCCCCTG AAGGAAATGACCTCCCGGATGTGCCACTGA